The sequence below is a genomic window from Cicer arietinum cultivar CDC Frontier isolate Library 1 chromosome 6, Cicar.CDCFrontier_v2.0, whole genome shotgun sequence.
aaaggcttataaaagtgttacgtatatataaaagttacctcttcagtttcctcttcattacgtaaccttcatctcaaccttcatttcttctcttcttttgcaaaccctatcatcccgtcctttacgaaccttatttccacgatcatctccttcatttcgaaccttatttccatccaagatcatctctcccatttcacacaatatattttcattgaaatacgtaaccctcattacgtatttcttcaataccgttccctcttttctttgaaccatatttctgtgaactttctgcgttcCCTCTGTTCTTTAgatttcatctttcttcgaaccattattcaggtattgatgttataaattttttgtaatcattaaaatgcatgttgagcttttttaagatatactgatacatgttgagtttgtttataataatgcatgatccatgttgagcttgttgatgttatactaaagtgcatgttgaacttgttgtagttaaatggatacaaacaaagatttagaagttcaaaatgaagaagttggcacctctaagacttacgaaaaagaagtcaaacgtggtgcaactatcatgcaaagggtgattaaagcacggagcagtggcattaaatttgaggtatactatatatactctgtttgctgtgtgtttttttatctttttttagggtttagggcatgtacttactatatgagtttattaggttggctggaacgagagtggtcagccagttgaccccaacagctccatgtttgtaagctacattggggctgttgttcgtcaaaatgtcccaataacaatagacaactggagagataaggcgttgaaggatgccaaagatatcatctggaatgacattcaagtaaatattttgatctactcttttgtcatttataatgttttttctgtaaaatacattacttatgattgttttcattgcagaccacttttgttcttgatgaggaacgaaagtcatatgttttgagagttgctgggaaaatccatcgtggatttagatcccatctctcaaatttctatctaaaagatagagaaggaaacacaaatgctgaacctccaaagatatatcaacattatatatcaaaggatgaatggagtgcatttgtttccaaacgttctgacccggcgtttgtcgtaagttattaatttattagcatttgtgttttattattcatattcgtagcgtattttaaatttttacacaattgcaattttttttttatatagaatattagtacggcaaatcgcgaacgggcaagcaacccaaaacacccatacaagaaatcacgtatgggatatgcacgccttgaacaaaaaattgtaagtaattaaacatcacttgtaatttgtattataaactatagtgtgtaactaatttgtattattttgtttatgattttaacgaatagagaaaagacacccaagccgatcaacccttgggtcgtcatatcttatggaaggaagcgcgtgttaacaaagaaggagtggttgataatgaaaatgtcaagaaagttgtagaactttgtgtaagtatattatcactttaatattttttaatattgtattttaaaaatgctattgaacttatctttttaatgttacatgtattttaggaaactattgaacaaagttctgaaactcaagagggcaacaaggatacgtgcagggacattcttgggaaagtgtttaatgtccctgagtattccggtcgagtgagggggaaaggatttggcgtaactcccaaaagcttttttcctcaagagaagcgccaaaaaccttccaacgaggaagtattagagaagctcagaatcttatcggagcaagtggcactcttggtgaatacgaataaagacaagcaacttccggttcagctccaacctgaaatacaaatggagagtgaaaccgggagttgcaacgtcggtttgaagagtattcccgaggtaattaattacttactacttacttgcttatgtaattacttatgtattaaacaaacttatatattaactgtacttatgttttaactattgatgtagggtgtcactacatgtgtcctatacttgtcctcgccgactcaacggaaggtgggaaaaggaatattgcacaatacttcgggagaagtattgcacaatattccgatccccgcgggccatgtcaaagtatcgcctacggttgctttcgaaccaactgcaccgttgcccataccggacaacgatggagatatgaagttcttaagcgacgctattggcagttacgtggcatggcccacacaccttgttgccctcgaaaaaaagattcccaaggacaaatcagttacatctcccgaaaaggtttgtcacatttattgcctaaggttttttattttttcagattcaataaactaacattttacctcatttttgtaggtccaaataaataaaccacccctacagccaaaaaaaggcagcagacctcaaaaattggaggttaatagggctgccaaactacaaaggctggagggtaataaagctgcaaaacttgcagcaacaaaaaatctggatcggggaaaatcggtcgctgctgctgctgctcctaataaaagtcagccacgccttggtaaatacggggcgtgtcttgacatccaaataaatttttttaaaaagcgttgtcttttatctttgtgcccaaaattatttttgatccaaaatcacttcacaatcagtgcacacaacaacaaaacatattcaaataccataagcagttcacacaatcagtagaacataaatcagaactctgtaacttttttaacatatatgtaactctgtaatttacaacctaagtaactacattcagatacatatatacaacctaatttacaacctaattacctacattcagatacgtatatatatataacctaatttacaacctaaactacattcagatccatatgcatgttcatatattgtgtcctatgatcatttacatataataactaacagaatatacattatatgcactagctaccatataatattcagatcccttgcccagcagcaagctatttcccagaaaatcaaataattttcatgtcaagcacgtactgacaccattcttcctttaattccatcagatcttcctcagaatatgatggactggaattggcaaagtactgcaatataaaaattgaacatattatattaagttagtatcaaatatatagataatttatatatgaaaatcatataatgcaaataccgtaccgtttctgggataatagttttattcttctcaacaatctccttcatgaatctcaatatgtagtacccacagtcgatgttatttgtttgacgagggcactttattgaga
It includes:
- the LOC140920921 gene encoding uncharacterized protein, with the translated sequence MDTNKDLEVQNEEVGTSKTYEKEVKRGATIMQRVIKARSSGIKFEVGWNESGQPVDPNSSMFVSYIGAVVRQNVPITIDNWRDKALKDAKDIIWNDIQTTFVLDEERKSYVLRVAGKIHRGFRSHLSNFYLKDREGNTNAEPPKIYQHYISKDEWSAFVSKRSDPAFVNISTANRERASNPKHPYKKSRMGYARLEQKIRKDTQADQPLGRHILWKEARVNKEGVVDNENVKKVVELCETIEQSSETQEGNKDTCRDILGKVFNVPEYSGRVRGKGFGVTPKSFFPQEKRQKPSNEEVLEKLRILSEQVALLVNTNKDKQLPVQLQPEIQMESETGSCNVGLKTSFNPNSAKSNSASPQIQVGIVDSSTPVSALMAVPEILYNPA